In the genome of Raphanus sativus cultivar WK10039 chromosome 9, ASM80110v3, whole genome shotgun sequence, the window TAAACTGATTTGATTAATCGAGAGGTAACTCTGTTAAACATAGAGGAGAGTATACATTTGATTTAGCAGAGGTTGATATCAACTCGAGGATGAAACTCTCGTGATTGCATTTAACTCTTTGTTAACGCCTTTGGTAGTGTGACGTGAGGTTGTTGCCTCTGATTTACTGCCTTTcgccatcatcttcttcctcttcttctacaTAGAACGACCCTGTCAACCTGATGACCTCAGTTCCTTCACCTACTGAAACTCATCGCAATGTACTCTTCTGTGTTCGTTGAAACGTGTGTTTTTCTCACCATCCCCATCTGTGTCATTTGCACAGAAACAGAACACAGAAACATATGGAGATGagatcaaacaaaataataaaaacatgaaactcaatatttagtttggttttgagGAGGACTACCTTCATCATCTTGATCCATTGGATCTACTTCATCCTCCTCCTAAGACGAGCTCCAGCCACCAGAACCAGACCCCAGGTTAGTATGTCTACTAGTACTAGACAAGGCAGCCATCAACGAAACTATGTTGTTTATTCCCTCTGAGACTTATAATATTAGTCTTGAGACTTGATTGCTTAATCCTGTTAATAACTTTATCTATCAGAGCAAATAAATCTATTTACAATTGGTTATCAAAACAGTTTATAAggatttctaaatatattattaaggtataattcatttataagagtttataaatcttttataagggtttataagacTTGCCTTGTTCTTGGTGGGCATGTAGAATGGCTCAAACACAAGAGGGAATGGTGTGTTCCGACCAAAAACTCTGCTTACTGGAGTTTCTAACTGCAGACGAAACAAGCCACTTTAAGAGATTACCTTTTGTAGATGAATTTAACCATGAGCTTCCTTTACCTTCAAGAAGCAACGTTCGAGGATTGTTGTGGTATTCCAAAGCCTCCTGTCACTGGAGCTTCGTGGCTTATCTGCAACCCCAAAGTGAAAGCAATCTATAACAAATCTTCAAGACCACTTGAGAAGAGAAGCTGGCTGATTTGGTGTATGTAGGAGAAAGAGAGGAGTACCTTTGGTTCAAAGAAGACAACAGGTTGGATCACAGATGGAGGACAACAGAAACAACCTTAATACCAAGGACATGGCAGAAGAAAGCCTCAGGGGATTCTGAATGGTAATATCCACCATGACCAACCACCCCATACGGTGCTCTTATAGTAAGTCCTATGAAGATCCATATTAAAAAGAGAAACTAATGAGTAAATGAGATACTGATGTCAAGTAAAGAAACAAAGCATACCTCCACAATTGAATTGGTTACCACTTCGGTATCTGAACTTTGCAGCTTCATTAACTATCTGTGAGTTTAAACCTCTGTCAGAAACTCATCAGTAGAAAAGTCAGATTCTTGGTTCAAAGGTGGGGAACATTTTCTTTACCTGATCAAAAGAGGAATACATGAGTCTCAGCTTCTTGTCTCATGTGGCTGTAACGTTGAGCTAAATGACGAGCATCTTCAAGAGGAGAACCAGCAACCATAGTTCTCAGAGGATCCAAAACCTTAACACAGcaaatttttttagtttctaatgtaagtttttagattaaaacagagaaaatttGAAGGGCAAAACCTGAGAAGACAAAAGCGAAGATCGAGAGGAGTCTATGCGGTTCAAATTGCGTAACGAATCGATGATCTCCATTCACAATCTGATTGAGCTGTTCGGGGATCTGAAACCCTAGCTTCGCGATCAAGTCCTCGAGATGCACCAGATTCCCGAAGTGGATCACCAATCCGCGCGAGAGGATCAAGTAATCGGAAATGTAATCAAGGATCCGGTAGCTAGGATGATGGATCGAGAAGACGACGGTTCTCACCGGACTGGTCCAATCTCGCCGGAAATGTCGAGCTAGGCAAACACGGTGAAGAAGAGCTAGGAGAACACGGTGAAGAAGAGATCGTGGGAGAGAGAATAGGTTTATTAGTCAGGGGTATAATGGTATTTTGATCATTAAAAATTTAGTGGTATAGTTGGTTAGTGTAtaattgaaaagtggtatcatgaaagtggtatttttggcaatttcccaTAATTTTTTCactgtttataatattttatcctttgttttatgttttttcattCTCTTATATATAACAGATTAAACAAATGTATcatgatttttaatatacttCACATAACATTTAACATTTTCATCATAAATAAAGTTGATtgaaatatttaagttaaatttaatattatcttaaaattaaattttagatataaaataataaatatatattattaatattaaaaataaagttatattttcatatcaatTAAATTCAGTTTCCTCtgttactatttttttcttatgacATATTAAAAGTAACTAAAGAATTACAATTCAAAAtagtttattcaattttaaaagttGTCCgttctttataattatatgcACGTCTGTCCTTTCATAGGGAGTtacattttattggttgttATATTCTGGTATGATTACCCAGAACatctcaagtttgagtaatagaatagccgttgccgtcaaaaaaataatatataactgcTAAAAAAACTTGAATAATATTATAACGTAAATGGTTAAGAATGATAACTGCTAAACCTAAATTCGTGGGAAAGCTATAACTACACTCAtccttatttaaatcatttataaatttattattataaatatatttttgtataataattttaaaatatatataacctgCGGATtaccacaaaattaagcggaaTGAGTGCGggtacaaatttttttttttgcgggtTGTACGggtcatattttataaccaataCAAAATTGAAATTCCccgggttggcgggtcagcggggCGAATTCGACCCGTAATCCAGCCTTAATCGtgcgtataccggatcaatttttaaatttctacatttaataaaatatattttgattaaaatttatacaaaaatatgattaccaaaaaaaatataatcaaaaaaaaaatatatcaaaaatttaatttaaaaaaaatatatacccgcccttttaagggcgggtcaaaagctagtttagttttaaaagTTCTCTCCATTTCGtaataaataatttctttttctaaaaaaaattctggtttgataaaaaaacaatatcgTTTTGATTGTTTGATTACAAACTTTTGACATAAAATGTGTATTTGCCtcaattataaaatgaaaacgtTCAtagaatttatttatatttaaagacataattaaacaaattaatatgTATGTTCTTTGTGTGACTACATGGTAAAACAAAGAAGTAATATTTCGGTTGactattaatatatttaaaatgtataatgttaaatttaattaagtatttttattttccttgtAACTTTTATCTAAACCTAGTTTAAACGAGCGTAGTTTTTGTTATTTGTCAATCGTCATATACATATTGAAATGATTAATGTCAAACTTTGACAAATGTTTTTGTTAAAACTTAAATTGGTTACATTTGTACAAAAATATAACCTCAGGGTCAAATTAGAAATATCAGTATCCACAGCTTGTGGCAAGCGAAAGCCACAAACGAAGCAAAACTGGGTCTAATTGACTAACCAAAGAACTATGGGGTCAAATTCAAATTTACAACAAACACCAAAAGCGAACCTGGAAACAACTGGAACGAACGAGTCTGGTCTCTCTGACAAAACACTAACCAAATGTAGTTACTTTAATAacttaaaaccctaaaaacacacacacacaacgcAACAAACCTCTTTTTTCACTTTCATTTCTATTTCCACACAACAACACatcggagagagagagaaagcaaaTTAACATTTCTCCGATGGCGGCGAACCCCAACAACAACAGATCCGATCACGActcagacaacaacaacaacaacaacaacaacacacgTCTCTACAACCCTTACCAAAACTTCGAGGTCCCGATAAAGTCCCAGTACCTCTACAAGCTCCCCACCTCCCCCGAGTACCTCTTCGCCGAGGAGTCTCTCAAGCAGCGCCGCTCCTGGGGCGAGAACCTCACCTTCTACACCGGCACCGCTTACCTCGGCGGCTCCGTCTCCGGCGCCGCCGTCGGGATCTTCTCCGGGGTCAAGAACTTCGAATCCGGCGACACCACGAAGCTGAAGATCAACAGGATCCTCAACTCCTCGGGTCACACGGGTCGGACGTGGGGTAATCGGGTCGGGATCGTCGGGCTGATGTACGCCGGGATCGAGAGCGGCGTTGTGGCTGTCATGGATAGGGATGATGTTTGGACTAGCGTCGTGGCGGGTCTTGGAACCGGGGCGGTTTTTAGGGCGGCGCGTGGGGTGAGATCCGCGGCTGTGGCGGGTGCTCTCGGTGGGTTGGCGGCTGGGGCTGTGGTTGCAGGGAAGCAAGTTGTGAAGCGGTATGTGCCcatatgaagaagaagaagaagaagaaagattgttgcttttttgaaatttttgataGGGAGAGAGATGATGTTCAATTTGGaatcataaaaatgaaaactttgaataacaaaatcttttttatttatagatatcaAGAATCGTATTGGTTCTTTGATTGTAGTTTCTGATAAAGAGTTATTAGTCTTCTTTGCGTATTGCTAATGTTTGGGATCTGTGTGTGTGTTGTATCAGTCTTGAAATGAATCACTCTTCTTTTGTCAAGTTTATGCCTTTGCTTATCCTTGTCCTTACTGTTCCATATGGCTCACTCTATTGACTCTTGATAATGCAATTGCAACGAGGATAACGAGTATAAATGATTGTCTATTTACGtccc includes:
- the LOC108827866 gene encoding mitochondrial import inner membrane translocase subunit TIM23-2, which encodes MAANPNNNRSDHDSDNNNNNNNNTRLYNPYQNFEVPIKSQYLYKLPTSPEYLFAEESLKQRRSWGENLTFYTGTAYLGGSVSGAAVGIFSGVKNFESGDTTKLKINRILNSSGHTGRTWGNRVGIVGLMYAGIESGVVAVMDRDDVWTSVVAGLGTGAVFRAARGVRSAAVAGALGGLAAGAVVAGKQVVKRYVPI